In Amia ocellicauda isolate fAmiCal2 chromosome 5, fAmiCal2.hap1, whole genome shotgun sequence, a genomic segment contains:
- the LOC136749206 gene encoding CMRF35-like molecule 6, which yields MRLLRLLLLLLVCLIPGHPCHTLALRAGETVSVRCHCRPWCRQGVKAWCRQTSENECAVVAATTDGPKMGGGRTHVADDAGGHFITLTLRDLQESDSGAYYCGVRVYGRFYLLGRLEIKVSAGNVTADPVSTPRMVTLRKPPVLKAAVSTAEPSPVPSAEDRALFVFLACLLAVVMLVAVVTFVRVVMNAVQDHNIERRKLPLVMARLTRRKAKDNVYGGLPQRTQVTLYRAQPRSIPAPPSSRAIRSDNTRHPRHGPAARTLHTGGRQGGRQGTSTMPPLLYRDSSQL from the exons ATGCGGCTCCTCaggctgttgctgctgctgcttgtgTGTCTCATCCCAG GCCACCCCTGCCATACGCTGGCCCTGCGGGCGGGGGAGACGGTGTCCGTGCGCTGTCACTGCAGGCCGTGGTGCCGGCAGGGCGTGAAGGCGTGGTGCCGGCAGACCTCGGAGAACGAGTGCGCGGTAGTGGCGGCCACCACCGACGGGCCCAAGATGGGAGGGGGGAGGACCCACGTGGCGGACGACGCCGGCGGCCACTTCATCACCCTCACCCTCAGGGACCTGCAGGAGAGCGATTCGGGGGCGTACTATTGCGGTGTCAGGGTCTACGGCCGATTCTACCTGCTGGGGAGGCTGGAGATCAAAGTCTCGGCAG GGAACGTGACCGCGGACCCGGTGTCAACACCCAGGATGGTGACTCTCAGGAAACCGCCTGTCCTCAAAGCAGCTGTGAGCACCGCCGAACCCTCCCCGGTGCCCAG CGCTGAGGACAGAGCCCTGTTCGTCTTTCTGGCCTGTCTGCTGGCAGTCGTTATGCTGGTGGCTGTTGTGACCTTCGTCAGAGTGGTGATGAATGCTGTGCAAG ACCACAACATCGAGAGGAGGAAGCTGCCGCTGGTGATGGCGAGACTCACTCGGCGCAAAGCCAAGGACAACGTGTACGGGGGGCTGCCACAGAGGACCCAGGTCACCCTCTACAGAG CTCAGCCAAGATCGATCCCCGCTCCCCCTTCTTCACGAGCCATCCGCTCTGACAACACAAGACACCCCCGGCACGGTCCCGCAGCGAGGACACTTCACACG GGGGGACGGCAGGGGGGGCGGCAGGGCACCTCCACGATGCCCCCCCTTCTCTACAGGGACAGCAGTCAGCTGTGA